The following proteins are encoded in a genomic region of Candidatus Leptovillus gracilis:
- a CDS encoding AI-2E family transporter, translating into MSKSWSKTTRYLVLILVLITIVALVVAASNLIAPMAISALLAYVLNPAVTLVNSYNKVKRPWSVLIVYLTAFAAIVGAAATLALLAPNQIGNLAIELEDVIQQITPRIEEQLSNPISFFGYQITLAALVESASAISAEFVRPDIVIEWLRAASTNLGWILVILVTTYYLLQDWPRLRDWLISLVPADYTGDAHRLYQEIRDVWQRYLRGQLRLSFIVGVMTGVLLLMVGMPGALPFGVLAAIFDVILTIGPAFVMVAAAIVAYFAGSSFLPISPLWFMLLVLAIFSLVQMLENIWLRPRVMGQSMNIHPGVVFVAIIASLSLAGILAALMIVPVMGSTAVVGRYLHAKIMDIPPWPPAPENVSDTQDTIPEPANPH; encoded by the coding sequence ATGAGTAAAAGCTGGAGTAAAACAACCCGTTATCTTGTCTTGATATTGGTACTCATTACCATCGTGGCCCTGGTAGTAGCCGCCAGCAACCTGATCGCGCCTATGGCAATTTCGGCGCTGTTGGCCTATGTGCTCAACCCCGCCGTCACCCTGGTCAACAGTTACAACAAGGTCAAACGCCCCTGGTCGGTACTCATCGTTTATCTCACGGCCTTCGCAGCCATTGTCGGCGCTGCGGCCACTCTGGCCCTGTTAGCGCCCAACCAGATCGGCAATCTGGCCATCGAATTAGAAGATGTGATACAGCAAATAACCCCCAGGATAGAAGAACAGCTCTCGAACCCTATTTCTTTCTTTGGCTACCAGATTACCCTGGCAGCTCTGGTAGAAAGCGCGTCAGCCATATCCGCCGAATTTGTCCGCCCAGATATTGTGATCGAATGGCTGCGCGCTGCATCCACCAATCTCGGTTGGATTTTAGTGATTTTGGTTACCACCTATTATCTGCTGCAAGATTGGCCCCGGCTGCGCGATTGGCTCATCAGTCTGGTTCCAGCCGATTACACAGGTGACGCGCACCGCCTCTACCAGGAAATACGGGATGTATGGCAGCGCTACCTGCGCGGCCAACTGCGCCTTTCCTTCATTGTTGGCGTCATGACAGGCGTGCTGCTGCTTATGGTTGGCATGCCAGGAGCGCTGCCATTTGGCGTTTTGGCAGCCATTTTTGACGTGATTTTGACCATTGGCCCGGCATTTGTCATGGTGGCAGCGGCCATTGTGGCCTATTTTGCCGGTTCGTCTTTTCTACCTATCTCGCCGTTGTGGTTTATGCTGTTGGTACTGGCTATTTTCAGCCTGGTGCAAATGTTGGAAAATATCTGGCTGCGGCCGCGCGTGATGGGACAATCTATGAACATCCACCCTGGCGTGGTGTTTGTGGCCATCATTGCTTCGTTGTCTTTGGCCGGCATTTTGGCGGCGTTGATGATTGTGCCGGTGATGGGGTCAACGGCCGTCGTCGGCCGCTACCTCCACGCCAAAATCATGGACATTCCCCCCTGGCCACCAGCCCCAGAGAATGTATCCGATACCCAAGACACAATTCCCGAACCGGCCAACCCCCACTAA
- a CDS encoding LysE family transporter: protein MWVYLSQGLVLGFSAAAQPGPFQAYLLSQTMRNGWRRTLSAAFAPLISDGPIILLVLLVLTRTPDWFLNGMRLLGGLFLLYLAWGAFQAFQAGQGVAVTGDTAVSHSVFKAALMNALSPNPYIFWGTIGGPILITAWRQSPAWGASFLLGFYGTLIGGFIAFIALFAVTKRLDDRLSRVLSGVSALALLLFGLYQLWSGAFGLVGS from the coding sequence GTGTGGGTTTATTTATCGCAGGGGTTGGTATTGGGGTTTTCGGCGGCGGCGCAGCCGGGGCCGTTTCAGGCATATTTGTTGTCGCAGACGATGCGGAATGGGTGGCGGCGCACGTTGTCGGCGGCGTTTGCCCCGCTGATTAGTGATGGTCCCATCATTTTGCTGGTTTTGTTGGTGTTAACGCGCACGCCGGATTGGTTTTTGAATGGGATGCGGCTGTTGGGTGGTCTGTTTTTGTTGTATCTGGCGTGGGGGGCGTTTCAGGCGTTTCAGGCGGGGCAGGGGGTGGCGGTGACGGGAGACACGGCCGTTTCTCACAGCGTCTTCAAAGCGGCCCTGATGAATGCCCTTAGCCCCAACCCCTACATCTTTTGGGGAACCATTGGCGGTCCCATTCTCATCACCGCCTGGCGGCAGTCGCCGGCCTGGGGGGCGAGCTTTTTGCTGGGGTTCTATGGCACGTTGATCGGCGGATTTATCGCCTTCATCGCGCTGTTTGCCGTGACAAAAAGGCTGGACGACCGCTTGAGCCGGGTATTGAGCGGCGTATCGGCGTTGGCGCTGCTGCTGTTTGGCCTGTACCAATTGTGGTCTGGTGCGTTTGGCCTGGTTGGGAGTTGA
- a CDS encoding aldo/keto reductase, producing MHNNKRHLGQSPIQITPIGLGAWQFSEGQGFTGFVWDSLTAEDTAEIVKVTLAGGINWFDTAEIYGNGRSERGLARALQQAGQNNGDVVVATKWNPLLRRANSIGQTIHERINNLAPYAIDLHQVHNPASFSTPEAEMDAMADLLETGQIRAVGVSNFPAKMMVRAHDRLYQRGHFLASNQMKYSLLDRRIERNGVLEWAKKLGITIIAYSPLEMGLLSGKFHANPELLDGRPRGRRLQLRRKIEQSRPLVEGLTAVAAQHGVSTSQVALNWLINFHGETIVAIPGASKPRHAQENAGAMAFSLSPAEMSQIDQLSRQFL from the coding sequence GTGCATAACAACAAGCGCCATTTAGGACAATCGCCGATTCAAATCACCCCAATTGGGTTGGGGGCCTGGCAGTTTTCTGAGGGTCAGGGCTTTACCGGGTTTGTATGGGATTCATTAACGGCCGAGGATACGGCCGAGATCGTTAAGGTGACTTTAGCCGGGGGAATCAACTGGTTTGATACGGCCGAAATATATGGTAACGGCCGTTCCGAACGCGGTCTGGCGCGGGCATTGCAGCAGGCCGGGCAAAACAATGGCGATGTCGTCGTCGCCACCAAATGGAATCCCCTCCTGCGCCGCGCCAATTCTATCGGCCAAACCATCCATGAACGGATTAACAATCTGGCGCCTTACGCCATAGACCTGCACCAGGTCCACAACCCGGCTTCCTTTTCGACGCCCGAAGCGGAAATGGATGCCATGGCCGATTTGTTGGAAACGGGCCAGATTCGCGCCGTTGGCGTTAGCAATTTCCCGGCCAAAATGATGGTGCGCGCCCATGACCGCCTCTACCAGCGCGGCCATTTTTTGGCGTCTAACCAGATGAAATACAGCCTGTTGGACCGGCGCATCGAGCGTAATGGTGTGCTGGAATGGGCTAAAAAGCTGGGGATTACCATCATCGCCTATTCGCCGCTGGAGATGGGTTTGTTGTCGGGCAAATTTCACGCCAACCCGGAATTGTTGGACGGCCGTCCACGCGGCCGTCGTCTGCAACTGCGCCGCAAAATCGAACAAAGCCGCCCGTTGGTAGAGGGCTTAACGGCCGTTGCCGCGCAGCATGGCGTCTCTACGTCTCAGGTGGCCCTCAACTGGCTGATCAACTTCCACGGCGAAACAATCGTCGCCATTCCCGGAGCCAGCAAACCGCGCCACGCCCAGGAAAACGCCGGAGCAATGGCCTTTAGCCTCAGCCCGGCCGAGATGAGCCAGATCGATCAGTTATCACGTCAATTTCTTTAG
- a CDS encoding winged helix-turn-helix transcriptional regulator → MRTPTLLWDIGTAYDMFISLDVLHNPDKFGLRGAWAAGVRSRLPAAERDALQTIVATINWPLHWIYTLPAPKNGDVVIQTLATMPAQDRLEIFIQSPFTPADSRELMRAVAARGAWNEEDLRQIQIGYQAHWGAKLPPKEIKEKAVNMLNLCALGAEFGEGLLAGLRVYQEVFFAEEETRIRPALESALLRAQNLAATLELPELIEALSQGVRLTEEMEVAELILAPSFWVDPLLIMGKIDEGRAIFLFGGRPDDASLVPGAMVPDVLFQTLKALADPTRLRILRYLSEEPLTPAELARRLRLRPPTVVHHLHALRLARLVHLTLEHEGKQYQARREAIDEAFALLTLYLDKGLTDD, encoded by the coding sequence ATGCGGACGCCAACACTGCTTTGGGACATTGGCACAGCTTACGACATGTTCATCAGCCTGGATGTGCTGCACAATCCAGACAAATTTGGCCTGCGCGGCGCCTGGGCGGCCGGCGTGCGCTCTCGCTTGCCGGCCGCCGAGCGCGACGCGCTGCAAACCATCGTAGCAACCATCAACTGGCCGCTGCACTGGATTTATACACTGCCCGCGCCCAAGAATGGCGATGTGGTCATTCAAACGCTGGCGACCATGCCAGCGCAGGACCGGCTGGAAATCTTCATCCAATCACCCTTCACACCGGCCGACAGCCGCGAATTGATGCGAGCAGTGGCCGCTCGTGGCGCCTGGAATGAGGAGGATCTAAGGCAGATACAAATCGGCTACCAGGCGCATTGGGGCGCGAAGTTGCCGCCAAAAGAAATTAAAGAAAAAGCAGTCAACATGCTTAATTTATGCGCGCTGGGAGCGGAATTTGGCGAGGGCTTGTTGGCCGGTTTGCGGGTATACCAGGAAGTTTTTTTTGCTGAGGAAGAGACGCGCATCCGGCCGGCGCTGGAAAGCGCTTTGCTGCGCGCCCAAAATTTAGCCGCTACGCTGGAACTGCCCGAATTAATCGAGGCGCTTTCTCAGGGCGTGCGTCTGACCGAAGAAATGGAGGTGGCAGAGTTGATTCTGGCGCCTTCATTCTGGGTGGACCCGCTGCTGATCATGGGCAAAATTGATGAAGGGCGGGCTATCTTTCTTTTTGGCGGTCGCCCAGATGACGCTTCATTGGTCCCAGGAGCGATGGTTCCCGATGTCCTCTTCCAAACCTTGAAGGCGCTGGCCGATCCGACGCGGCTGCGTATTTTGCGCTATCTCTCTGAAGAGCCGTTAACCCCGGCGGAATTGGCGCGCCGCTTGCGGCTGCGCCCACCCACTGTCGTCCATCATTTGCACGCCTTACGCCTGGCCCGGCTGGTTCACCTGACCCTGGAACATGAAGGGAAGCAGTACCAGGCGCGGCGCGAAGCGATTGATGAAGCCTTTGCCTTGCTGACATTGTATCTGGATAAAGGGCTGACCGACGATTAA
- a CDS encoding PQQ-binding-like beta-propeller repeat protein, whose translation MLKALNCPSCHASLDLPETLTQPTIKCPYCNTTAIVPEELRHSGKGLAATTDADKILEEVLQLILNDEKIEAIKRYREFFRVDLKTAKDSVEALEMGWSEQAAVGVNINPSVQKSAGCAGGFFVFIALLVLVIGGAGAFLYLMAAPTESTISEAISIISQEVGQGAIVPSNVRLNGPELLLPVGDGRLADVAYTSRDFDEETMWVSYFDGAAGVTRWRSASFADKLGAQSLYADEQYIYYISDNKLTALNRSDGRTVWQTTLSDRLPYTCTNTCILSFGDRLVVQTLDNKLHGLNSATGEVVWDTGLDLSSPRGLWRVGEWTAVLTDNADNGGGLDLFEPANGRLAQRIEPRCDHPNFSDQEPSFTDPILVDETDQSVYFIFGFFNPLCIQKWNYATNTQAWNTFIDKGLPPSDAVFTQDANNLYYNTGDRQVVAAAKSDGAVRPLIEDAAYYLLPQTTRSNVLLVKTIRSVGSRREELWGVDVSSGGALWKFVPQADKEMAVGSLDVVHASSPGYWTAQPSLSGVRLLQARQDPTRLVLETLGLRDGASSGQKSCPSWLRLPRPIGFRSLAGMVMWPG comes from the coding sequence ATGTTGAAAGCGCTTAATTGTCCCTCTTGTCATGCCAGCCTCGATCTGCCGGAAACTCTGACGCAGCCGACCATTAAATGCCCGTATTGCAACACGACGGCCATTGTGCCAGAAGAATTACGCCACAGCGGCAAAGGGTTGGCCGCCACCACCGACGCTGACAAAATCCTTGAGGAAGTGCTGCAGTTAATTCTGAACGATGAAAAAATCGAGGCCATCAAACGCTACCGCGAATTTTTCCGCGTGGATCTAAAAACTGCCAAAGATTCGGTGGAGGCGTTGGAAATGGGTTGGAGCGAGCAGGCGGCTGTCGGCGTTAACATCAACCCGTCGGTGCAAAAAAGCGCTGGCTGCGCTGGCGGCTTTTTTGTGTTTATAGCACTCCTGGTATTGGTTATTGGTGGCGCTGGCGCATTTCTCTATTTGATGGCGGCTCCAACCGAGAGCACTATCAGCGAGGCCATCAGCATTATTTCCCAGGAAGTGGGGCAGGGGGCCATCGTGCCCAGCAATGTGCGTTTGAATGGGCCGGAACTGCTGCTGCCGGTGGGCGACGGCCGTTTAGCCGATGTCGCCTATACCAGCCGTGACTTTGATGAGGAAACGATGTGGGTGAGTTACTTTGACGGAGCTGCTGGCGTCACGCGCTGGCGCAGCGCCTCGTTTGCCGATAAGTTAGGCGCGCAATCCCTGTATGCCGATGAGCAGTATATTTATTACATCAGCGACAACAAGTTGACGGCGCTGAACCGCAGCGACGGCCGTACCGTCTGGCAAACCACCCTCAGCGACCGCCTACCCTACACCTGTACCAATACCTGCATCTTGTCGTTTGGCGATCGGTTGGTAGTACAAACGCTGGATAACAAACTGCACGGCCTGAACAGCGCCACTGGCGAGGTGGTGTGGGATACGGGCCTGGACCTGTCGTCGCCGCGCGGGCTGTGGCGGGTGGGCGAATGGACGGCCGTTCTCACCGACAACGCCGACAATGGTGGTGGCCTGGACTTGTTCGAGCCGGCCAACGGCCGTCTGGCGCAGCGCATCGAACCGCGCTGCGATCATCCCAACTTCTCCGACCAGGAACCTTCCTTTACCGATCCCATTTTGGTGGATGAAACAGACCAGAGCGTCTACTTCATCTTCGGCTTTTTTAATCCGCTGTGCATCCAAAAATGGAACTACGCCACCAACACCCAGGCGTGGAACACATTCATAGACAAGGGCTTACCCCCCAGTGACGCCGTGTTTACCCAGGACGCCAACAATCTCTACTACAATACCGGCGACCGCCAGGTGGTGGCTGCCGCTAAAAGCGATGGTGCGGTACGGCCGTTAATCGAAGATGCGGCCTATTATCTGCTGCCGCAAACCACGCGCAGCAATGTGTTACTGGTCAAAACGATTCGTTCGGTGGGCAGCCGCCGGGAAGAATTGTGGGGCGTAGACGTAAGCAGCGGCGGCGCTTTGTGGAAATTTGTGCCCCAGGCTGATAAAGAGATGGCAGTTGGTTCGCTCGATGTGGTCCATGCCAGCAGCCCTGGTTATTGGACAGCCCAGCCTTCACTCAGCGGCGTTCGTTTGCTGCAAGCGCGGCAAGACCCTACGCGCCTGGTTTTGGAGACGTTGGGCCTGCGCGACGGCGCCAGCAGCGGCCAAAAGAGCTGCCCATCCTGGCTACGACTGCCTCGTCCTATTGGTTTTCGCTCATTGGCTGGGATGGTGATGTGGCCTGGGTAG
- a CDS encoding methylcrotonoyl-CoA carboxylase, whose translation MSQLVSHLHTNSSDYQTNYAHNKALAEQLHERQKQAAAERPSATIARQRQRGKLLVRERIEAILDDNSPFLELSPLAAWAMYDGEAPGAGIVTGVGRVEGLECMIIANDPTVKGGTYFPETVKKHVRAQTIAEENEIPCIYLVDSGGAFLPLQADVFPDRDHFGRIFYNIARMSGKGIPQISAVLGSCTAGGAYIPAMSDETIIVRENGTIFLAGPPLVKAATGEEVSAEALGGADVHTRLSGVADHFANDETEALARVRETISHLNRRKTMPVVMQPGEDPAYDPDELYGVLPADHRQQFDVREVIARLVDGSRLSEFKARYGTTVVCGFAHIMGIPVGIVANNGLLFSESALKASHFIQLCGQRGTPLLFMQNITGFMVGQQYENGGIAKDGAKMVTAVSTVNVPRITLFHGVSHGAGNYGMSGRAYDPRFLFTWPNSRISVMSGDSAANTLWTVGQDRVISKLADRSETAVAAAAAEFKRPILEKYAHESSPYYATARLWDDGILDPAQTRQALALSFSVTLNVGMGDGRYGTFRM comes from the coding sequence ATGAGCCAACTTGTCAGTCACCTGCATACCAACAGCAGCGATTATCAGACCAATTACGCCCATAACAAAGCCTTGGCCGAACAGCTCCACGAACGGCAAAAACAGGCGGCGGCGGAACGGCCGTCGGCCACCATCGCACGGCAGCGCCAACGGGGCAAACTGCTGGTCCGCGAGCGCATCGAAGCCATTTTAGACGACAACAGCCCTTTCCTGGAACTGTCGCCCCTGGCCGCCTGGGCGATGTACGATGGCGAAGCGCCCGGCGCGGGCATCGTCACCGGCGTGGGGCGCGTGGAGGGGTTGGAGTGCATGATCATCGCCAACGACCCGACGGTGAAAGGCGGGACCTACTTCCCGGAAACGGTGAAAAAGCACGTCCGTGCCCAAACCATCGCCGAAGAAAATGAGATTCCCTGCATCTACCTGGTGGATTCTGGCGGCGCGTTCCTGCCCCTGCAAGCCGATGTGTTCCCCGACCGAGACCATTTTGGCCGGATTTTTTACAACATCGCCCGCATGTCGGGCAAGGGCATTCCGCAGATTTCGGCTGTGCTTGGCTCTTGCACGGCCGGCGGGGCCTACATCCCGGCCATGTCCGATGAGACGATCATCGTGCGCGAGAATGGCACCATCTTTCTGGCCGGGCCGCCGCTGGTGAAGGCGGCCACCGGCGAAGAAGTGTCCGCCGAAGCGCTGGGCGGGGCCGATGTGCATACCCGGCTCAGCGGCGTGGCCGACCATTTCGCCAACGACGAAACCGAGGCCCTGGCCCGCGTGCGCGAAACGATCAGCCATCTCAACCGGCGCAAAACCATGCCGGTGGTGATGCAGCCAGGCGAAGACCCGGCCTATGACCCGGATGAACTATACGGCGTGCTGCCCGCCGACCACCGCCAGCAGTTCGACGTGCGCGAGGTGATTGCCCGGCTGGTGGATGGCTCGCGTCTGAGCGAGTTTAAGGCGCGTTACGGCACGACGGTTGTGTGCGGCTTTGCCCACATCATGGGCATTCCGGTAGGCATTGTGGCTAATAATGGGCTGTTGTTCAGCGAATCGGCGCTGAAGGCGAGTCATTTTATTCAACTGTGCGGGCAGCGGGGCACGCCGCTGTTGTTTATGCAGAACATCACCGGCTTTATGGTGGGGCAGCAGTATGAGAATGGCGGGATTGCCAAAGATGGGGCGAAGATGGTAACGGCCGTGTCCACCGTCAATGTGCCGCGCATCACCCTGTTCCATGGGGTCAGCCACGGGGCGGGCAACTATGGCATGAGCGGCCGCGCTTACGACCCGCGCTTTCTCTTCACCTGGCCCAACAGCCGCATCAGCGTGATGAGCGGCGACAGCGCAGCCAATACGTTGTGGACGGTGGGCCAGGATCGTGTCATCAGCAAGTTGGCCGACCGCAGCGAAACGGCCGTTGCCGCCGCCGCCGCCGAATTTAAGCGCCCCATCTTGGAGAAGTACGCCCATGAAAGCAGCCCCTATTATGCCACTGCCCGCCTGTGGGACGATGGCATCCTGGACCCGGCGCAAACGCGGCAAGCCCTGGCCCTGTCGTTTTCGGTGACGTTAAACGTGGGAATGGGAGACGGCCGTTATGGGACGTTCCGCATGTAA